From one Planococcus citri chromosome 3, ihPlaCitr1.1, whole genome shotgun sequence genomic stretch:
- the LOC135841941 gene encoding uncharacterized protein LOC135841941, translating to MDDRPGDFDLIFSWIKLNTPVIIYLGQGYGYMPVYTDRLDNNNERGEDLMLSWYAPHPRTGEYTNSNVHLDEIRPIWYRDAARVIHDKNRHYYRDVDFRYNLSLHSNRDIFVFDGKGTDRGLVKADKDHNDGRLEAVLRRLHENCLYHGVPMYVMENSYEFVHENDASSGCSN from the exons ATGGATGATAGGCCCGGTGATTTCGATTTAAT ATTCAGCTGGATAAAATTAAATACTCCCGTCATTATCTACTTAGGACAAGGATACGGGTATATGCCTGTTTACACGGATCGGTTAGACAACAATAATGAGCGTGGAGAAGATTTAATGCTCTCGTGGTACGCACCGCATCCAAGGACGGGCGAATACACAAATTCCAATGTACATTTAGACGAAATACGGCCTATTTGGTACCGGGATGCGGCTAGAGTTATACACGATAAAAATCGACACTATTACAGAGATGTAGATTTTCGATATAATCTCTCTCTTCATTCAAACAGAGATATATTT GTGTTCGACGGTAAAGGAACTGATCGCGGTTTGGTAAAAGCTGACAAGGACCACAACGACGGCAGGTTAGAGGCAGTTTTGCGCAGATTGCACGAAAACTGCCTCTACCATGGGGTACCCATGTACGTCATGGAAAATAGCTATGAGTTTGTCCATGAAAATGACGCCTCAAGCGGATGCAGCAATTGA